One window from the genome of Nicotiana sylvestris chromosome 9, ASM39365v2, whole genome shotgun sequence encodes:
- the LOC138878223 gene encoding uncharacterized protein — MKGVMRFEKKGKLSLIFIGAFEILRRVGEVAYEFALPPSLAGVHPVFHVLMLQKYHGDLSHVLDFSSVQLNKDLSYVEEPVEILDRQVRKLRSKNIASVKVQWRGLPVKEATWETKQDMRSCYPHIYTNSGMSLSSFEDERMFKCGRM; from the coding sequence atgaagggtgttatgagatttgagaagaaagggaagttgagtctgataTTTATTGGcgcttttgagatattgaggcgtgttggggaggttgcttatgagtttgccttacctcccagcttggcaggagttcatccggtgtttcatgttttgatgcttcagaagtatcacggtgatctgtcgcacgtgttggattttagttcagtgcAGTtgaacaaggatctatcttatgttgaggagccagtggaaatattggacaggcaggttagaaagctgaggtcaaagaacattgcctcagtaaaggttcagtggcggggtctgCCAGTaaaggaggcaacctgggagaccaagcaggatatgcgcagctgttACCCTCATATTTACACTAATTCAGGTATGTCTCTaagctcgttcgaggacgaacgaatgtttaagtgtgggaggatgtaa